The following DNA comes from Castanea sativa cultivar Marrone di Chiusa Pesio chromosome 10, ASM4071231v1.
ATCTTCCTCACCATTGGCTTGAACCATTGATATACATCAATATACATCAATAACTTTTGTATCATCTTTTTCATGTAGAAAATTCGCACCGTGGAACAGGATGGGAAGACCATTAAACTCCAAATTGTAAGTTTATGAATGTTATGTTAGTCCTCCATTGATCAGGGGGAATTTGTCTCAGTTAGTCAGTTGGCAGTGTTGGGGATGATTGCAATTAAAtcgaaattcaaaatttgtgaaTTGCTTATCCTGTTCTGGAAACGTACTAGGTTTTCATATTAGTATAGATGTGTAATCTGGAAGAGTTTTAGTAATTTTGAAATCTCTTAACTTAATTTTAGTCTATATCAATGTCTTACAAGTATTGTGTGGCCAGTTGGTGAAGAACTTTTCATGGTAGAAACTGGCTGTCAAAGTATGCTGTTGTTAATTGCTGATTGCATTTTATGCTATTCTCTGAACATTCAGTGGGACACTGCTGGTCAAGAACGTTTTAGGACAATCACAAGCAGCTACTACCGTGGGGCTCATGGCATTATTGTAAGTTctgcattttatattttattggcTTGCTACTTTCTCTTCTCAGTTAGCTCCTTTTGTGAGAAATCTGTCTGAAGCTGGTGGATTTCTGGGCAGGTTGTTTATGATGTTACAGATCAGGAGAGCTTCAACAATGTTAAGCAATGGTTGAATGAAATTGATCGCTATGCAAGTGAAAATGTGAACAAGCTTCTAGTCGGCAACAAGAGTGACCTCACAGCAAATAAAGTTGTGTCTTATGAGACAGCCAAGGTACTGAACATGCAGGCTTTCCATTTTATCTGTTAAAGGACTATTTAGTTCCAAAAATCGCCTCATAACGCTTGCACATGTTGTGTCTTTGTCAGGCATTTGCGGATGAAATTGGGATCCCCTTTATGGAAACAAGTGCAAAAAATGCCACCAATGTGGAACAGGCTTTCATGGCCATGGCTGCTGAAATCAAGAATAGGTACTGTATCATATCATTCATCACTAGTTCCAACGCTCTTGGTttgttttttcccttctttgatCGTCAAGCTATTATTTATGGAAtgatctctctttcttctcttggGTGCAGGATGGCAAGCCAACCCATGAACAATGCCAGGCCTCCAACAGTGCAGATTCGGGGACAGCCTGTCAACCAGAAGTCTGGTTGCTGCTCTTCTTGAAGGGAAGAAGTAATAGTGCTTTATAATGTTTATCTGTGTCTTCAATGGCATGTAAAACTAGTCCTCTTCCTAATGCTTTGATATGAagaatattttgttaattttctttcCAGTGTCAGTTGTTCAGCACTTTGGTAAAGTCCATTCTTTTGAatgtatttgattttaaaaacatttGTACAAATTAGGAATATTGGAGATTAGACTTAGTTGCCTTGTGCGACTTCTGTGCCCTCCATTTTATCTGGAGGCCCTACCTACCTGAGGGCCTTGATGTTTAGTGTTTATCTCCAGAATTATATCAATATTATTCAATTGTTATTCTTGATAATAAGACATAGATCGTATATCCAGATAATTATAGGTGCGAAAGAAGCTCGAAAATTTTACATCTACAGATGCTGTAATTGTTAGGGCAAATTTATTCTCCCACCTTGAACTTTGGACTGAAAGTATAATGTTCTCcctaaattacaaaattgagCAATATCCTCCCAGGGAAAATGGTCTCAACCTTCTcgtttcaattttgaattttctgttaAATCATATGTTTAATGTgagtatttatattttattatccAAAATTCATGCCAAGCCCGTGGGATGTTACCTTTATTACACATCCAAAAAAATAAGCGTCACTTTAACCGGTGATAATAATCCTTAAAAAGGACCTGCAAGGCTGAACCCACGAGTGACCGAGTTCGCGGGAGACTTCCCAAAATAGCGAAAAGGCAATATTGGCTGGTTCCCATAAGATGCAGGCATGCAGTATGTATTTTATTAATCAGTCATGATTCATGAGTGTTTGAAATTGACCTTAAACTGCTGTCATTTGTTTTTCTAGATTCTCGtggctaattttttttcccagctCAGAAGAGCAAGCCCAAGAAAATGGACTTTAACGTATCAAATATCTGGGTTCAAAAGCTGTTAAACATCAGATGAAATGGGTTTTGTCTTCCACTACCACAACATGGTCAAACCTAAAACTACAAggatgtgtaaaattgtgaatAGACGAGGCTGACCATGTCAACGCCATTTGCAAAGATATAAATTTAAGTGAGATAAATGCAAAATCCCAAGGCTTGAACTTGTCTTCCATATAACTAATACTCGGGTACGAGGTCGAAATTAATTTCATCATGTGGTCCAAGCACGCGTGAAAACCCAAAGGAAAAAAGTTTGGGATTGCACAAAGGAATTGAAATATATCACGGAACTCACTGACCTACTTGATAAACGCACATTGTCATTTAATGTTGATTCAATCACATTCCCCTTGTAGCTACAAATAAGATCAATCTAGATCAACCAACCTGTCTTGTTTAGCACAAAAAAACAACCAGCATAATTCTCCAAAATCTCACTGCCTAATGCTCAAATGATTTTTAAATACCACTTTTTTCAAATAAGTTACCCTATGGAAAAGGATTTTACTAAACCAAAGTATTGATAAAAGCAAATGCCTTTGGCATGAACTCCTCATCAAACCTTTTGCATCCATTAATTTCAGAGACAATAATGCTTGGTTTTTCTAATTCATCAAGTCTACCCAAAGCCTTTCTCTCTTGATTAAATTAACATGACAAGAATAGGAATGCATTGATAACCATCATCAACTCTAGGAAGGGCAATACATATTTATAGTACTCCGAGAGTATTCTATAATTACTCATCCTAAACatactaaatgaaaaaatcTCATAGGCTGATTCTATAACCCACTGCTGTGAGAATCAACCAGTCATAAAAGCTGGAGGATCCCACACACCAAAACACAACCTTAATTATTATTCACTTATTGATTTAGTTCTGGTCAAGAACACATTTCCACACCATTACTAGCCCGCCTGATAGGAACAATCAGCATAAAGCTGCAGAATGACAATCAATATCAAATAAATCATCAAATTCTTATCAATGTTAATCTCCTTAAACCAAATCCTTGATTTCAAGTTTAATTTATGCATTCCTTGGACTCCTAAACTTCTGCTTAGCAAATCAAAATGGGCATTAAACATAACAtaacataacaaaaagaaatccaaacatgaatatgataaaaaagaaaacaaagaaacaaactGTAGATTGAAATGAAAGATATTCATATTTCCACTTCTGTTTCGACTTAAGCACAGATCAGTCATCAAGATACCTAACCAACAATAAGCcattaaaatatcaagaatTTTGTATTGAATAACACAAAATTTCCATATAATTGTGAGAACCCATGTACAGGAAATGTTTAATtaatagaaacaaaataaagaacaaatatCATTTTGACAAAGAATGATCAGATCAGAAACTTGAGTTGCTTATGGATCTCTACTTCcacttcaataaaaattattcaattcagatacaataatttttttttttaaaccctcTATGAAGCTACCTAACTcacattaataaataaaactcacatGCAAACCTCaaaatttggagagaaaaaaaaaacacacacacagccATTGTGCACCATATAACATTCCAAGGAATCTCCTACCACTGGAACCTCAGCCCTCACCCATTCGAGAAGTTGGGAGTATAACATGTCAAACATAGAGTATAGATCTTTCATTAGGTGGCCCTAAGCAAGTGAACTGAAGCCCCGTTTCAATTGCAATAAAATGCAAGACTGGGaatatttctttcaaaagaGTGAGCCCTGCACCATACCACATTCTAGAATCATACTCTTTTACCATACCTAACAACATGGCCAACAAAACCCATATGAAGCTTCCCAATCCATTCCAATATGACTCCTGCATCAATAGGGCAGAATCTTTCaatgtaaaattgaaaaagggCTCAAGGATTTATAAGCCCAACCTATCGAGGTTTTGCTGAATTATATTCAACCTTAGTCATTAAGAGAGAAAACAATAACCTGCTATATTGATCAGTAagtgtttcttcttcttctttcccccAAACATCAAATCCCCCTATTCTCCCACACTTCCACACCCTCACTCACTCTCCATTAGACCTCTAATGCGCTCAACTTTATAACATTTCTAAATCAAATTTAGTTAAGCCTGGCTCACCTTGTATCAGTCaaattctaaaaacaaaaacatcatacacaaaagaaaaagaaccctTACATATAGCAAACACAACATACACAAAAAACAGCAACAGGGCAGCAAACATGCAACAATAAAGAAATTTTACATCAGTTTCTCACAGGAACTACTTTACATGATAgcaatttaagaacaaaattacaaaattttggattttttttttaataaaaaaagcccGAGCCCAACAAAACCTCATGAGAGCAAAAGCTTAGAAATCCATTTCAAAAGCAACCAACAACAAATTACAACTTCCAGAGGGCAAAACATTAAAAACCTATCCaacaaaaatagtaaatttcaACACAGAAACATAACAGAGCCCAAATACTTATAGACTTGAGAACAACTATAGTAAATTGGCTGAGCAGAGTAACTCAAGCAACAACAAGAAGTAAGACTTTGgtttgttttcacttttcagtctTCACGTGAGCGATGGACAGAAAAATATTCCATGAAAGTATATTATATAGACacacatatattaattttgtcTGATTTGAATACAACTAAAATAAATCCagattttctataaaaattgaTTCAGTCTATAATCTATATAACATCAAACAAATCTTTTCCTTCCATAATATTTTGACTCTAGTCTTCATCCCTTAGATGCAATGAGGGACTTATTCACATAAGCAACACTTTCTATTAAGGATCAAACTTTGAGGATTAAATCAATTtgggttttcatttttaatatagaGATAACTAATAGTCAACACTAATGGCCCATCCAGCTGTCCTGCAAAGGGGTGAACTTCGGTTTGACTCACCAGCTCCCTTATGGGGGTAAGCCTGACTTTCCctaagaaaaaattatcaatttcatGTATGGGGAAGTCTTAGGCCAGATATACATAAACTTGCTGCACAGCCCATGCACCAGAAGATTTTCTTGGAGAAAAACTTTCAAAGAAACCTCAGTTTTTGCAAGCTTACCAATAATCACCACAAGTGCAAACCCCACCTTTGAAATGGTGGAATCTTGTAGTATCTCTAACAATGATTTCCCTCCTTTCAATTGCTGATATGTACTTGATAGCGCGGTGGCAATCTCCACATACcctcaaatttttaaaaactcgGATTGGATTCCCTAATGGCACTTTTATGAGCCCGAAAGCAATGGCCAATTTTTCACTATGCCATAACAAAAGCTGCTCTTTCTGCTCTTCCCCCACATCATGTAATGCAAATTCAAGATCTGGAACATAGCCTGCCAACTTCATTTTCTTCTCCAGTTCTTTCAGTTTCTCATGTATAAAGGCCAATTCTGGGTGAACCCTATCACCTGACCTGAACTCATGAACCACATTCTTTACCTCGATCCAACTATACCCAGGCATCTTCACtacattattttctttcattaatCGTCGAATTCTAGCAACATGGTCCCATCTGCTCTTGGCAGCATAAACATTAGCCAATTGAACATAAGCGGCTGCACTGGCAGAATCAATATCAAGCAAGCTCTTTGCAGCATACTCAGCAAGCTCTAGATTCTTGTGGATCCTACAAGCACCCAAAAGTGTGCCAAAAATGGCAGCATGGGGTTTGAAAgtcattttctttattagatCCACAGCTTGAACTAACCTACCTGCCCGACCAAGAAGGTCAACCATACATGTATAGTGGTCTGGCTTAGCTTCAACTCCATAATCCCTTACCATTAAGTCAAAATATTGAAGCCCAAGATCTACCAGTCCTGCATGATTGCAAGCTAATAACACTGCAACAAAGGTAATCCAATCTGGCTTCATTCCCTCATCCCTCATCTTATTAAACAAATGGAGAGCTCTTTCACCTGCCCCATGCTGAGCATAACCAGAAATCATTGCATTCCAAGTGACTACATCTTTTTTTGGAATCTCATGAAACAATCGCATGCCATCCTCCAAACCTCCACATTTACAATACATGCTAATCAATGAAGTTCCTGCTGTTGTATCACGATACAATGGAGACTTAAGAACCAACTGATGAATTTGTTTGCCCAAATGCAATGCAGATAGATTGCTACAACCCAATAAAGCGCTACTCAAGCTTGATGGGTTTGGCCTAATCCCAACTCCCACCATTTTCCTAAAAAGCTTCAGACCATCCTCTGAACAATCATTCTCAACATAACCTGCAACCATAGCATTCCATGTCACTAAATTTTTCACAGGCATCTCTTGAAACATTTTCTCTGCCAATCCAATCTTCCCAAACTTCATATACCCAGTAATCATGGCAGTCCATGCAACCACACTCTTCTCCAGCGCCACCTCAAACAACTCCACCGCAGAATCCAAATCCCCACATTCCACATACCCTGAGATCACTGCACTCCACGACACACTATTTTTCTTTGGCATCACCAAAAACAACTTTCGTGCCTCCCCCATCTTCCCATTTTGAGCAAAACCCGATATCATTGTATTCCAAGACGCGGTATCCTTAACAGGCATCTTATCAAAGAAAACCCGTGCAGTATCTAGATCAGTATTTTGCAAATAACAAGCTAACATTATATTGTATGACACAGTGTCTAGTTCAGGAATTCTATCAAACAGTTCACAGGCTTCTTTCATTTTCCCAGGTTTTTTTGAATAACCAGCCAAGATTGAATTCCAAGTGACTGTAGTCCTAACTGTCATATTCTCAAACACTTTAAGAGCAGAATCAAAATCACCAGCTCGAATATAGTTGgtgataattttatttgaataaatcaCGTGACTAAGATCAGGCTGAGCAAAGGGTGtggattgttttgaaaaatggctAGTTTTGGTTTCCTGGGTCATGTTATTGGAGGGAACCAAGTGGGTTTTTTGGGGTGAACGAGGGGAAACATTGGCGGGAATTGCTTCTCTGTTTAGATTGGCATGTGGGTTTTGGATCGTGTAGGTGGCAAGAGAAGAGGTTTGGTGTTTGGATAGTGGGAAAATTTTGAGGGAGGCCAAGGGGTTTTGGTTCATTGTAGTAACTTTAATTCTAAACCCCATCTCCACTTCCTCGATTTCCTCTTACTCTGCAATTTGTTCCCGTCAAATTATCGTCGGGAAAACCAATTTCCACCCCATCGTAATCTCATCGATCTTCGTCGCAACACCGCCATGAATCCCGAATagtagagcatctccaatagatgCTTCAAACCCATTTTTGGAGagcaaacccacaaaaaaaatcatcagcTCCAACAACAACCTCTCCAAAATTCgaatttttgcaaatttttttttagagttgcCACAGTAGCTCTCTTGACCAAGCGAGCACTGTAGCAACTCCAAATCATTTCTTTCAGCATTTGCTACAAATgacaacaaaacacaaaacgcAATCGAATCACAAAACACGGTCTTTCTCATAAAACTAATGAAATCAGAAGAAAACAGATCTAACCCATCATGGCTGCATGTCGCTGGCGGTGATGGAGGCCGAGTAGGCGACGGAGGACGAAGATGACAAGcttttgttaaaacaaatacagGGCGTTTACAGAACaaactacaaaactcaaactataTCAtactatatcattagtaagcaaaggtttgaaacatatttggtttctaacaattCGAGTCTATTGGACTCGATTTTCGGTTTATATTTCTCCATCGCGGCACTGGCTGAGCTGGACAGGGAGGCCACGTAGGcacaaaaatcgagttcaatgaactcgatttttggtcaagaaaatcgagttcaatgaaATCGATTTCTATTTTCCACACTCACGGGGGCGCATGTGATCACTTTAGTAAATCGAGTCTACTGGACTCGATTTTTGGTCACGTGATCACTTAAGATAAATCGAGTCTACTGGACTCGATTTTTGGGCACCATGGTTTTCGGGCACGTGGATGTAACTCGAGTCAAGGAGGCTCGATTTATTTGCTTCTGAAAATCGAGACTCCTGAACTCGATTTCTGTGAATGGTCCCCAACCCATCCACGTGTCAtgtgggtcccaactgggaccTTTTTCCCCCCTACCCGGCTCACTTATGCTCTCATTTCTCTTCTGCTCTCACAGCAGCACCAGTCACACAAccctcatcactcacacaacttacttcatcactcacacaacaatCACACTCAACTTTTATCAACTCTCAGGTAatgttttttacaatattgataatattttttgttagttaaatatagtggttatttgctaggttattttttttaagaaacaattagaacatattaggaaaatttttgtttttttgtttgttagtgtaaatattgtgattagtttgtttgtttgtttgtgggtagtttgttagtatattgtgattatttgttagttttttttaattattattatgattaattattggaaatacttagtactaaatattgtgattaatgttattacaacatatttggaaaattttttttttttgttagtgtaaatattgtgattaaattatttgctaaattttttttaggaaattaatattgtgattgtaaattgggaatttttagtaccaaatattgtgattaattatgttattacaacatattgggaatatttgcttattttttgttagtgtaaatattgtgattaaattattttgtaagtttttaaaaaaaaattaatattgtgattaattattggaaatatttagtattggggaaatatttagtaccaaatattgtgattatgctaggtttttattcaaaattaatattgggaatatttagtactaaatattgtgatccattgttaggaatatttagtacttttaggtttttgtcattggtatgaaatggattatgagtttgatacctaagacacccattacagtctttttagtataaattatttcaagatatagttgtttcagatttgtaacaaagatttcaatgggtaactagttgctataatatttttgttcatcatatcttatttgaatgggctttgaaagtcatgcctctagaatgatttggatgtgagtatatacaaatttggttgaggttagtattgttggcatgtcatacccaaagttttgtgattaatgttgattgagagttataaatttgtcactaacacaattgcacttgatgatctataggttgataatgatctatttaaatatatactaCGGTGGATCCCTTAGCAATGCCAACCCTTATGACGGATTTCCATTTCAAGGTCCGGGTATCCAGTGTTGTTATATGATGATACGCCATAAGTTAAAGACCTTAagtgatttgaagataaaaattatggaagagctACAACTGAACCCTGCTTTGCAtgacatacatattactttccattctccacatgaagtcctcaatcaatgcattaattacagatatatggcaataacagaagacaaacatgtgaagttcatgtttcacaagatgcgtcaatgggaacaagtagcaaattttgagttgtACGTCACTTTGGAGCCGCGTGCAGAAGTCGGCATAGAGGATAttgtacaaacaactacatctctaCGGTTGCGGTCCTAGATGATCGGTGCACCACGTTGGGAGGCTATACACCCCCTTTTCAAGAGACACCAAGAACATTTGAGAGCGAACCGTTCAATAGATATGAAGATCAATTTTGTACACATCGAGGTGAATCCTCTACAGTTCCagtagttgaagatgaagacgaacactgtgttggggaagatcttgacgatagagatgagtacgaagagaggattgagcgaggtgactttgataggggtgttgatgaccatgaaattactctcaatcctaatgttgatgatatggatgaatgtgatgaagatgatgcaaaCCCTACTGTTAGAGTTCAGCATGTTACAAATGCAACCCCCATTTATGAACCTCCCGccttatcattttatgaaaatacttgggaaaatatggttgatcctgaagttggtgagcaagcatttgcttcttcttggaaTGCGGACATGAATTTTTGTACGGGGTTGATTTTTGCGAATAAAGAAGCGGTGAAACgtgcattaacaatttatgcCGCAAAGCATAACAGAAACTTTCTGACTAGTAGGTCTACCAAAAGTAGACTATATGTGAAATGCATGgatgagtcatgcaagtggtacgttggaGCAGTCATGAAGCCTAAACAGGGAACATGGATGGTCACATCTTATGGGGGTCCTCACAATTGTATGACCCTTGGCATGGCTCTTGATGGGGTTCGGTGAAAACCGGGAAGCCGAAGGCCAGATTCtgacttgagggagattcaacaaAAGCAGAGCTGTGGACTATGTCATCAACATGGGCATAACCGTAGAAGATGTCCGCTTTCCCATGGGGCTTCGACAAGCAATACTGACCCAACCTAGGTAAGTgatgcttttatataaaatgtCATGATTAtatcaattatccaagttacGTAGATTAGTACCGTCGTTTTGGCCGTTGGTATCTAAcgacaatatttaaatttttctcaGGTATGCAGATACTCGAGTGAAACTATAGCTCACTTTTCAACAAATACGTTCCCTTAGAGTATTGGAATGTGAGCTGGGGGGGTATTTACTTAACATTTTGACAATGACAGAACAAGTAAATATGAAATTAGAGCTTTGAGACAACGTTAACcaaattgaattaaaataatttcacCATTAGTCACTCAGAATGATATGAAACTCACCCATAGAACCATGGTGATGAGATGTAATATGTCATTACCTTTGTATAAATGATTGTAGCTATTGTTGGGAAAATAGACTATAAATTATTCAATTGGATTTTCCATGAGTTTATGACAACTTATTTAACGAAGCGTTTGTAgtctccttatttttttttatacaaaaaccaaaaatacaaaagctatATATCAAGATTAAGGTTATGCTCAAGAAGAATTTCATCAACAAAATCAGGAGTATAGCCTAAAACGAAAATGATAAGAGGTAGATAATTATTTACAGACCATTTTGCAAGAACATTACTATGCATTCAAAGCTAGTGATACCATTGACAAACTTAggattttagaaatgaaaaaaaaaaatcaacataatgtaaaaggataagaaaagaaagagctGGTATTCAGCAGGTCGTCGATTTTAATTTTACCTGGCCTTCCCAAACAGCAGATAATCGATGTTCTGTTAGAAACCTTAACACCGAAGGAACCCTGGGACCAGGACCGAACTCATCATCCACCTCAGCAACGGCAGCCATACTACACAAATTTTAGGGAGTCAAGGATCTCAATGTATAGCCTAATTTATTGCACAATTCTCCAAATACCACTATCCACACAACCTCCATAAGAGACAATATTTATGTCAATAAGATAGAATCAAGTGAATAGAAAAACTAGCTAAATAGAATACATCAAGTTAAAACTACTAGGTAAGTTCGGGTGACATTGCAAGGAGAAAATTGGcatataaagataattttcaaacatatatattagttaacattgttttcaaactaattagcaaactaacatctcaaggtttttaaactcgatttcacTGTAACAACTCGAAACTCAGAAAATTGAGTTCCACGTGAACTCAACTCTTTAACACTTGATTTtcctaaaacaaaaacagaaccaaaaggagaaaattggcataagacacccattttcaaacatataAGTTAGTTAACAtcgttttcaaactaattagcaaactaacattTCGAGTTTCTTAGACTCGATTTTACTGTACTACCAAAACGTCACCCGACATTGTGATACAATAATTGTTCAACACCTATAGTATTAcatgcaacaaaaacaaattcttatatatattatctatttcattaattatttatccaaatttttatcaactgtatttcttttgtaaaataaccctaaaactAATCATAAACTAGTCTCAAAAACCAAATCTAGCTGGACTTTGAACATATAGCACAGATTATCCTCCTCCTCAACAAATGCCCTCAAATTTCATTAGCCaattaatagtaaaaattaaattatgtaaataCAAAATCAACCATTTATTAACACAAGAATAAATTAAGAACCAGAAAAATAAAGGGGAAAAGTAGTAAAAACTTACCTTTGCAATGGGGATGGTTTGGGTCTGTGGGTCGGATTTGGGTGTGTGGAGAGACGGTGGGAGAGTGTTTGAGAGACGGTGTGGGTGTTTTTGAGAGACGTTGGTGTGACTGACAGAGACGGTGGAGACTGAGAGAGATTTGACAGTGAGAGACGGTGGAGAAACAGTGGAGACTGAGAGATTTGACAGTGGAGAGACGGTGGAGAGACGgtggagagtgagagagatttgAGAGTCAGACTGAGAGAGACGGTGAGAGTGTTTGAAATTGAGGAATTAAGTGAAAGTTAGCTTCAaagaaatcgagttcaatggACTCGATTTACTATTGTCCTAATTCGAGTCCAATGGACTCGATTTTTAGGTTGACGTGGACTCCCTGTACACGTCAGCTG
Coding sequences within:
- the LOC142613663 gene encoding GTP-binding protein YPTM2; protein product: MNPEYDYLFKLLLIGDSGVGKSCLLLRFADDSYLDSYISTIGVDFKIRTVEQDGKTIKLQIWDTAGQERFRTITSSYYRGAHGIIVVYDVTDQESFNNVKQWLNEIDRYASENVNKLLVGNKSDLTANKVVSYETAKAFADEIGIPFMETSAKNATNVEQAFMAMAAEIKNRMASQPMNNARPPTVQIRGQPVNQKSGCCSS
- the LOC142611623 gene encoding pentatricopeptide repeat-containing protein At4g16835, mitochondrial, with amino-acid sequence MGFRIKVTTMNQNPLASLKIFPLSKHQTSSLATYTIQNPHANLNREAIPANVSPRSPQKTHLVPSNNMTQETKTSHFSKQSTPFAQPDLSHVIYSNKIITNYIRAGDFDSALKVFENMTVRTTVTWNSILAGYSKKPGKMKEACELFDRIPELDTVSYNIMLACYLQNTDLDTARVFFDKMPVKDTASWNTMISGFAQNGKMGEARKLFLVMPKKNSVSWSAVISGYVECGDLDSAVELFEVALEKSVVAWTAMITGYMKFGKIGLAEKMFQEMPVKNLVTWNAMVAGYVENDCSEDGLKLFRKMVGVGIRPNPSSLSSALLGCSNLSALHLGKQIHQLVLKSPLYRDTTAGTSLISMYCKCGGLEDGMRLFHEIPKKDVVTWNAMISGYAQHGAGERALHLFNKMRDEGMKPDWITFVAVLLACNHAGLVDLGLQYFDLMVRDYGVEAKPDHYTCMVDLLGRAGRLVQAVDLIKKMTFKPHAAIFGTLLGACRIHKNLELAEYAAKSLLDIDSASAAAYVQLANVYAAKSRWDHVARIRRLMKENNVVKMPGYSWIEVKNVVHEFRSGDRVHPELAFIHEKLKELEKKMKLAGYVPDLEFALHDVGEEQKEQLLLWHSEKLAIAFGLIKVPLGNPIRVFKNLRVCGDCHRAIKYISAIERREIIVRDTTRFHHFKGGVCTCGDYW